In one window of Bacillota bacterium DNA:
- the accD gene encoding acetyl-CoA carboxylase, carboxyltransferase subunit beta — protein MLKDLFRGKSRYVTVKAPAAPPAPRREAPDGLWTKCSGCGAILYTKELQRNYRVCPKCGYHFRIGAWERLSLLLDRLEQFEVFDSDLRSLNPLGFPSYEEKVARSQEATGLDEAVVMGSATIGEWPVVVGAIDFGFMGGSMGSVVGERIARAFERAVELGLPVVIFSAGGGGARMHEGILSLMQMVKTSQAVARHSQAGLLYISVLTDPTMGGIYASFASLADVILAEPGALIGFAGPRVVEETIRQKLPPGFQSAEFALRNGMIDMIVDRRQMKPTLTRLLALHAPREERRNGQQRHL, from the coding sequence AAGGATCTTTTCCGGGGTAAGTCCCGTTACGTGACCGTAAAGGCGCCCGCTGCGCCCCCGGCGCCCCGGCGAGAGGCGCCGGATGGGCTGTGGACCAAGTGCTCCGGGTGCGGGGCCATCCTTTACACCAAGGAACTGCAGCGCAACTACCGCGTCTGCCCGAAGTGCGGCTACCATTTCCGCATCGGTGCCTGGGAACGGCTGTCGCTGCTGCTGGATCGGCTCGAGCAGTTCGAGGTTTTCGACAGCGACCTGCGATCGCTCAACCCGCTGGGCTTTCCCTCCTACGAGGAGAAGGTCGCGCGCTCGCAGGAGGCCACGGGCCTTGACGAGGCCGTCGTAATGGGCTCGGCCACCATCGGCGAGTGGCCCGTGGTGGTGGGCGCCATCGACTTCGGGTTTATGGGCGGCAGCATGGGGTCGGTGGTGGGCGAGCGGATCGCCCGGGCCTTCGAGCGGGCGGTCGAGCTTGGGCTCCCGGTCGTCATTTTCTCGGCGGGCGGCGGGGGCGCCCGGATGCACGAGGGCATCCTATCGCTCATGCAGATGGTCAAGACCAGCCAGGCAGTGGCACGCCACTCCCAGGCGGGGCTGCTTTACATCTCGGTGCTGACCGACCCCACCATGGGAGGCATCTACGCGAGCTTCGCATCGCTGGCCGACGTCATCCTGGCGGAGCCCGGGGCGCTCATCGGGTTCGCGGGCCCCCGGGTCGTGGAGGAGACCATCCGGCAGAAGCTGCCGCCGGGATTTCAGTCCGCCGAGTTTGCCCTGCGCAACGGCATGATCGACATGATCGTGGACCGCCGCCAGATGAAGCCGACGCTGACCCGACTGCTTGCCCTGCACGCGCCGCGAGAGGAGAGGCGCAATGGCCAGCAACGGCATCTTTGA